A genomic region of Microlunatus sagamiharensis contains the following coding sequences:
- a CDS encoding HAD family hydrolase, which translates to MDWHDYDAALFDLDGVLTPTAEVHMRAWRDLFTDYLTLRGITDRPYVESDYFDHIDGKPRYDGVRDFLASRDLTLPEGEPSDGSDADTVCGLGNRKNDFFAAALAAEGVEPYAGSVALLDHLATTGTKVAVVSSSRNAPAVLEAAGLADRFEVVVDGQVAAEAGLPGKPAPDTYLEGARRLGVEPGRAVVFEDAVSGVRAGHDGGFGLVVGVDRGAGTDALTDGGADRVVTDLAELVG; encoded by the coding sequence GTGGACTGGCACGACTACGACGCTGCGCTGTTCGACCTCGACGGCGTCCTCACGCCCACGGCGGAGGTGCACATGCGCGCCTGGCGGGACCTGTTCACCGACTACCTCACGCTGCGCGGGATCACCGACCGCCCGTACGTGGAGTCGGACTACTTCGACCACATCGACGGCAAGCCGCGCTACGACGGCGTGCGGGACTTCCTCGCCTCGCGCGACCTGACGCTGCCTGAGGGCGAGCCCTCCGACGGCTCCGACGCCGACACGGTGTGCGGGCTGGGCAACCGCAAGAACGACTTCTTCGCCGCCGCCCTCGCGGCGGAGGGCGTCGAGCCGTACGCGGGCTCGGTCGCGCTGCTCGACCACCTCGCGACGACCGGTACCAAGGTCGCGGTGGTGTCCTCCTCGCGCAACGCCCCGGCCGTGCTCGAGGCTGCCGGCCTCGCGGACCGCTTCGAGGTCGTCGTCGACGGCCAGGTCGCGGCCGAGGCGGGGCTGCCGGGCAAGCCCGCACCCGACACCTACCTCGAGGGCGCGCGGCGCCTCGGGGTCGAGCCGGGCCGCGCCGTCGTCTTCGAGGACGCGGTCTCGGGCGTTCGGGCCGGGCACGACGGCGGGTTCGGGCTCGTGGTCGGGGTCGACCGCGGCGCCGGGACGGACGCCCTCACCGACGGCGGCGCCGACCGCGTCGTCACCGACCTCGCCGAGCTGGTCGGCTGA
- a CDS encoding helix-turn-helix domain-containing protein, with translation MARRTVGEQLGSVGELIADRRRAAELTLRQLADLTGISNPYLSQIERGLRRPSAEVLQQLSKALRVSAESLYVRAGILDPEDHPSGDVETALLADASITERHKQVLLDVYRSFVAEDAPTLAGGLTEDPTEADGPDPVGEPTPKEHRP, from the coding sequence GTGGCACGGAGGACGGTCGGTGAGCAGCTGGGGTCCGTCGGCGAGCTGATCGCCGACCGGCGCCGCGCGGCCGAGCTCACGCTGCGCCAGCTCGCCGATCTCACCGGGATCTCCAACCCGTACCTCAGCCAGATCGAGCGCGGCCTGCGTCGTCCGTCGGCGGAGGTGCTGCAGCAGCTGTCCAAGGCGCTGCGGGTGTCGGCCGAGTCGCTCTACGTCCGCGCCGGGATCCTCGACCCCGAGGACCACCCCTCCGGCGACGTCGAGACGGCGCTGCTGGCCGACGCGTCGATCACCGAGCGGCACAAGCAGGTGCTGCTCGACGTCTACCGCAGCTTCGTGGCCGAGGACGCGCCGACCCTCGCCGGCGGGCTGACCGAGGACCCGACCGAGGCCGACGGGCCGGACCCCGTCGGCGAACCCACCCCGAAGGAGCACCGCCCATGA
- a CDS encoding carbohydrate ABC transporter permease yields MFEVRSRGARLLLQLVVTLLVLPFLFPLVAMVQGSLAGDGWGNYAAVLAVPGLWRFFVNTVVIAASVIVIVYAVTMLAAYGFSKLHIRGREIYFWLLLACLTLPEVVLLAPLFTTAQAFGFFDTYWAVILPLAALQVPFAVLLTRNFVNGIPDELFEAARVDGASAVRGFIHLIVPLTRPIAAAILIFTLIGAWNNYLMPLVFLQSPEMQTITLVPQFFVGQFSNDQTKILASAVLTAIPEVVAYLCLQRLFERGLAAGALK; encoded by the coding sequence ATGTTCGAGGTCCGGAGCCGCGGGGCCCGGCTGCTGCTGCAGCTGGTGGTCACCCTGCTCGTCCTGCCCTTCCTCTTCCCGCTGGTCGCGATGGTGCAGGGCTCCCTGGCCGGCGACGGCTGGGGCAACTACGCCGCGGTGCTCGCCGTGCCCGGCCTGTGGCGCTTCTTCGTCAACACCGTCGTGATCGCGGCCAGCGTGATCGTCATCGTCTACGCGGTGACGATGCTCGCCGCGTACGGCTTCTCCAAGCTGCACATCCGCGGTCGGGAGATCTACTTCTGGCTGCTGCTGGCCTGCCTGACGCTGCCCGAGGTCGTGCTGCTCGCGCCGCTGTTCACCACGGCGCAGGCCTTCGGCTTCTTCGACACCTACTGGGCGGTGATCCTGCCGCTGGCCGCGCTGCAGGTGCCCTTCGCGGTGCTGCTGACCCGCAACTTCGTCAACGGCATCCCGGACGAGCTGTTCGAGGCGGCCCGGGTCGACGGCGCCAGCGCCGTCCGCGGCTTCATCCACCTGATCGTGCCGCTGACCCGGCCGATCGCCGCGGCGATCCTGATCTTCACCCTGATCGGGGCGTGGAACAACTACCTGATGCCGCTGGTCTTCCTCCAGTCGCCGGAGATGCAGACCATCACCCTGGTCCCGCAGTTCTTCGTCGGGCAGTTCAGCAACGACCAGACCAAGATCCTCGCCTCGGCGGTGCTCACCGCGATCCCCGAGGTCGTCGCCTACCTGTGCCTGCAGCGCCTCTTCGAGCGCGGGCTGGCCGCCGGCGCCCTCAAGTAG
- a CDS encoding LacI family DNA-binding transcriptional regulator, with product MPADPAAGVTTARATLAEVAERAGVSISTVSKVLNGRSGVSQGTRTKIEALLSDHRYNPRNPGPNHAPLIEVLCYEIDSWWSSEALASIERVARRRGVGVVVSGTSDRQQPDAGWIEGVLSRRPVGAVLVSSNLQATQLQQLRSRNIPFVMLGPTGDVPPEVPTIGSADWSGAYAAARHLIELGHREIAIVTGPGDMMAATARLSGFRAALDAAGLELRKEHLRRAEFHHVDGIEQGRRLLTLEHRPTAVFAASDVLALGVYEAARAMGVAIPSQLSVVGFDDVRVAQWAGPALTTVRVPIAEMAAQAVELVLGVRGGGLDTTRIDMATTLVLRESTAPPGT from the coding sequence ATGCCCGCCGATCCGGCCGCAGGCGTGACGACCGCACGAGCGACGCTCGCCGAGGTCGCGGAGCGCGCCGGCGTCTCCATCTCCACCGTCTCCAAGGTCCTCAACGGCCGCAGCGGTGTGTCGCAGGGCACCAGGACCAAGATCGAGGCGCTGCTCTCCGACCACCGCTACAACCCGCGCAACCCCGGCCCCAACCACGCACCGCTCATCGAGGTGCTCTGCTACGAGATCGACAGCTGGTGGTCCAGCGAGGCGCTGGCCTCGATCGAGCGCGTGGCCCGCCGTCGTGGGGTCGGGGTCGTCGTCTCGGGCACCAGCGACCGCCAGCAGCCCGACGCCGGGTGGATCGAGGGCGTCCTCAGCCGGCGTCCGGTCGGCGCGGTGCTCGTCTCCTCCAACCTCCAGGCGACGCAGCTGCAGCAGCTCCGCTCGCGCAACATCCCCTTCGTGATGCTCGGCCCCACCGGGGACGTCCCGCCCGAGGTGCCGACGATCGGCTCGGCGGACTGGAGCGGGGCGTACGCCGCCGCGCGCCACCTCATCGAGCTCGGCCACCGCGAGATCGCCATCGTCACCGGCCCCGGGGACATGATGGCCGCCACCGCCCGGCTCTCGGGCTTCCGGGCGGCGCTCGACGCCGCCGGGCTCGAGCTGCGCAAGGAGCACCTGCGCCGGGCGGAGTTCCACCACGTCGACGGCATCGAGCAGGGGCGCCGGCTGCTGACGCTCGAGCACCGCCCGACCGCCGTCTTCGCCGCGTCCGACGTCCTGGCGCTCGGGGTCTACGAGGCGGCGCGGGCGATGGGGGTCGCCATCCCGAGCCAGCTGTCCGTCGTCGGCTTCGACGACGTCAGGGTCGCCCAGTGGGCGGGCCCCGCGCTGACCACGGTGCGCGTCCCGATCGCGGAGATGGCCGCCCAGGCGGTCGAGCTCGTGCTCGGGGTGCGCGGCGGCGGTCTGGACACGACGCGGATCGACATGGCGACGACGCTCGTCCTCCGGGAGAGCACGGCCCCGCCCGGCACGTGA
- a CDS encoding APC family permease → MSQTSTADRPGSTSEQPELKRVMGPRLLLLFIVGDILGTGIYAVTGTVAKEVGGVVWLPFLVAFAVALVTAFSYLELVTKFPQAAGAALYAHKAFGIHFVTFLLAFAVMCSGITSASTASRAFAANLEAMVNVVRAEWMGGTEVDISAGLTTVLAVCFMLVVALVNLRGVAESVYANIVLTCVELTGLLIVIFVGFYAFTQGKADMSRVVMFDTPEDKSIFIAVTTATSLAFFAMVGFEDSVNMAEEVKEPSRVFPRILLTGLGITGLIYVLVSITAIALVPAGELGEGDAPLLKVVNAGAPDLPVGDVFPLISMFAVANTALINMLMASRLLYGMARQKVLPPVLGRVLPGRRTPWVAIIFTTLLAVGLITVVGQISALGGTTALLLLGVFTVVNVCCLVLRRERVEHQHFRAPTWLPVVGALACAYLVGPWTGRATEQYWIALVLLGIGVVLWAVTFVINRAVYSRHTYFERPEELEQ, encoded by the coding sequence GTGAGCCAGACGAGCACCGCCGACCGGCCCGGGTCGACGTCGGAGCAGCCCGAGCTCAAGCGGGTGATGGGACCCAGGCTGCTGCTGCTCTTCATCGTCGGCGACATCCTCGGGACGGGGATCTACGCCGTCACCGGCACGGTCGCCAAGGAGGTCGGCGGCGTCGTCTGGCTGCCCTTCCTGGTCGCCTTCGCCGTCGCCCTCGTGACCGCGTTCTCCTACCTCGAGCTCGTCACGAAGTTCCCGCAGGCCGCCGGGGCCGCGCTCTACGCCCACAAGGCGTTCGGCATCCACTTCGTGACGTTCCTGCTCGCCTTCGCGGTCATGTGCTCGGGGATCACGTCCGCCTCGACCGCGTCACGGGCCTTCGCGGCCAACCTCGAGGCGATGGTCAACGTGGTCCGCGCCGAGTGGATGGGCGGCACCGAGGTCGACATCTCGGCCGGGCTCACCACCGTGCTCGCCGTCTGCTTCATGCTCGTCGTCGCCCTGGTCAACCTGCGCGGGGTCGCCGAGAGCGTCTACGCCAACATCGTGCTGACCTGCGTCGAGCTGACCGGTCTGCTGATCGTGATCTTCGTCGGCTTCTACGCCTTCACGCAGGGCAAGGCGGACATGTCGCGCGTCGTCATGTTCGACACCCCCGAGGACAAGTCGATCTTCATCGCCGTCACGACGGCGACGTCGCTGGCCTTCTTCGCCATGGTGGGCTTCGAGGACTCGGTGAACATGGCCGAGGAGGTCAAGGAACCCTCGAGGGTCTTCCCGAGGATCCTGCTCACCGGTCTGGGGATCACGGGCCTGATCTACGTCCTCGTCTCGATCACCGCCATCGCGCTCGTGCCCGCCGGTGAGCTCGGCGAGGGCGACGCCCCGCTGCTCAAGGTGGTGAACGCGGGTGCTCCGGACCTGCCGGTGGGCGACGTCTTCCCGCTGATCAGCATGTTCGCCGTCGCGAACACCGCGCTGATCAACATGCTGATGGCGAGCCGCCTGCTCTACGGCATGGCCCGTCAGAAGGTGCTCCCGCCGGTCCTCGGACGCGTGCTGCCGGGGCGGCGTACGCCGTGGGTGGCGATCATCTTCACCACGCTGCTCGCGGTCGGGCTCATCACGGTCGTCGGCCAGATCAGCGCGCTCGGTGGGACGACGGCACTGCTCCTGCTCGGCGTCTTCACCGTCGTGAACGTCTGCTGCCTGGTGCTGCGCCGCGAGCGCGTGGAGCACCAGCACTTCCGCGCGCCGACGTGGCTGCCGGTCGTCGGGGCGCTGGCCTGCGCGTACCTCGTCGGCCCCTGGACCGGGCGCGCGACCGAGCAGTACTGGATCGCCCTCGTCCTGCTCGGCATCGGGGTCGTCCTGTGGGCGGTCACCTTCGTCATCAACCGCGCCGTCTACAGCCGGCACACCTACTTCGAGCGCCCCGAGGAGCTGGAGCAGTAA
- a CDS encoding tautomerase family protein — protein sequence MPLIQIDLDRELYERAGDQLGKGVHQAQLDTLDIPGDDLFQVFTPRPEGELRFDRTFGGVDRQQLVLLRVTMVHMYSVATKRRFFEAVADRFAEAGVRREDILIAVTENGFEDWYAGS from the coding sequence GTGCCGCTGATCCAGATCGACCTCGACCGCGAGCTCTACGAGCGTGCCGGCGACCAGCTCGGGAAGGGCGTGCACCAGGCCCAGCTCGACACCCTCGACATCCCCGGCGATGACCTCTTCCAGGTCTTCACCCCGCGCCCGGAGGGCGAGCTGCGCTTCGACCGCACCTTCGGCGGCGTCGACCGCCAGCAGCTCGTCCTGCTGCGCGTGACGATGGTCCACATGTACTCGGTCGCGACCAAGCGGCGCTTCTTCGAGGCCGTGGCCGACCGCTTCGCCGAGGCGGGCGTCCGCCGCGAGGACATCCTGATCGCCGTCACCGAGAACGGCTTCGAGGACTGGTACGCGGGCTCCTGA
- a CDS encoding carbohydrate ABC transporter permease, whose translation MAGTTIASARPTAREAGADSGPGTRRRLRPAGYLWILPALVLCVGLIYYCIAYTAVISTWDWDGIDPFPEKVGAENYVRIAQDPIFWRTIRHTVVFFVVTFVAQTALGVVFAVLLHSRVWLGVVYKVIIFIPVVLAPAITAPVFRRLYAPDGQFNWVLEHVGLGGLAQPWLGQESTALPVIMAITVWQWTGLTFVLYFAAMSQIDPSVLEAARIDGAGNLRILASIIWPGVRGTTVALGILSAIGALKTFDVPYLVAVGGPNYATEFLGTYIYRKTIAQSHVGYGAALSVILLVLALTFAIIMQVRGREKDGVS comes from the coding sequence GTGGCAGGAACGACGATCGCGTCGGCCCGGCCGACCGCCCGGGAGGCCGGGGCCGACAGCGGCCCCGGCACCCGGCGGCGGCTGCGGCCGGCCGGCTACCTCTGGATCCTCCCGGCCCTGGTGCTGTGCGTGGGTCTCATCTACTACTGCATCGCCTACACGGCGGTGATCTCCACCTGGGACTGGGACGGCATCGACCCCTTCCCGGAGAAGGTCGGCGCGGAGAACTACGTCCGCATCGCGCAGGACCCGATCTTCTGGCGGACCATCCGCCACACGGTGGTCTTCTTCGTGGTCACCTTCGTGGCCCAGACCGCGCTGGGCGTCGTCTTCGCGGTCCTGCTGCACTCCCGTGTGTGGCTGGGCGTGGTCTACAAGGTGATCATCTTCATCCCGGTGGTGCTCGCCCCGGCGATCACCGCCCCGGTGTTCCGCCGCCTGTACGCGCCGGACGGCCAGTTCAACTGGGTGCTCGAGCACGTCGGGCTGGGCGGGCTGGCCCAGCCCTGGCTCGGGCAGGAGAGCACCGCCCTGCCGGTGATCATGGCGATCACCGTCTGGCAGTGGACCGGGCTCACCTTCGTCCTCTACTTCGCGGCGATGAGCCAGATCGACCCGTCGGTGCTCGAGGCGGCGCGCATCGACGGTGCGGGCAACCTCCGGATCCTGGCGAGCATCATCTGGCCCGGGGTGCGCGGCACGACCGTGGCGCTGGGCATCCTCAGCGCCATCGGGGCCCTCAAGACGTTCGACGTGCCCTACCTCGTGGCGGTCGGGGGACCGAACTACGCCACCGAGTTCCTCGGCACGTACATCTACCGCAAGACCATCGCGCAGTCGCACGTCGGCTACGGCGCCGCGCTGTCGGTGATCCTGCTCGTGCTCGCCCTCACCTTCGCGATCATCATGCAGGTCCGCGGGCGCGAGAAGGACGGGGTGAGCTGA
- a CDS encoding asparaginase, translating to MLHPFDTDPVLVEVVRDGLVESVHHGRVAVTGPDGSLLASLGDPDALVYPRSSNKPLQAVGMVRAGLDLSDELLALTSASHSGEVFHREGAARILGLAGLDEDALQDPPDWPLDDLAKEELLRAGGQRSRLAMNCSGKHAGMLLTAVRSGAPTGTYLEPSHPVQRAIEEALADLAGEKPSGPAVDGCGAPLWALSLTALARSFGRLAASTEPTEQKVADAVRAHPAYVSGTRRDELALHQGLPGIVAKAGAESVYAVGLPDGRGVALKIDDGSTRGRAVVMAAVLMRLGLDAEVLRSQSRVAVLGGGRPVGEVRPYAPTLEGIGA from the coding sequence GTGCTGCACCCCTTCGACACAGACCCGGTCCTCGTCGAGGTCGTCCGTGACGGCCTGGTGGAGAGCGTCCACCACGGTCGCGTGGCGGTGACCGGGCCGGACGGTTCGCTGCTCGCCTCGCTCGGCGACCCGGACGCGCTCGTCTACCCCCGCAGCTCCAACAAGCCGCTGCAGGCCGTCGGCATGGTGCGCGCCGGGCTCGACCTCTCCGACGAGCTGCTGGCGCTGACGTCCGCCTCGCACTCCGGGGAGGTCTTCCACCGCGAGGGCGCGGCGCGCATCCTCGGGCTGGCCGGCCTCGACGAGGACGCGCTGCAGGACCCGCCGGACTGGCCGCTGGACGACCTGGCCAAGGAGGAGCTGCTGCGCGCCGGCGGGCAGCGGTCGCGCCTGGCCATGAACTGCTCGGGCAAGCACGCGGGGATGCTGCTCACGGCGGTCCGCTCGGGCGCACCGACCGGGACCTACCTGGAGCCGTCGCACCCGGTGCAACGAGCGATCGAGGAGGCCCTCGCCGACCTGGCCGGCGAGAAGCCGTCGGGCCCGGCGGTGGACGGCTGCGGCGCCCCGCTGTGGGCGCTGTCGCTCACGGCGCTCGCGCGCTCCTTCGGCCGCCTCGCGGCGAGCACGGAGCCGACGGAGCAGAAGGTGGCGGACGCGGTCCGCGCGCACCCGGCGTACGTCTCGGGGACGCGGCGAGACGAGCTGGCGCTGCACCAGGGCCTGCCCGGGATCGTGGCCAAGGCGGGTGCGGAGTCGGTGTACGCGGTCGGGCTGCCCGACGGGCGCGGGGTCGCGCTCAAGATCGACGACGGCTCGACGCGCGGCCGGGCGGTGGTCATGGCCGCGGTCCTGATGCGCCTGGGGCTCGACGCCGAGGTGCTGCGGAGCCAGTCGCGCGTGGCGGTGCTGGGCGGGGGGCGCCCGGTGGGCGAGGTCCGCCCCTACGCCCCGACGCTGGAGGGCATCGGGGCGTAG
- a CDS encoding glycoside hydrolase family 65 protein, giving the protein MRGAHEDTPALHRDPLDRVRFPVRDWGLSETVYSAEDLGVTETLFAVGNGYLGMRGNVEEGRETYAHGTFINGFHETYPIRHAEEAFGFAKVGQTIVNVPDNKTIKLYVDDEPLLLPVADLESYDRTLDFREGVLRRSIVWRTPAGKRVQVTSSRMVSFTQRHLAIMTFEVTMLDDSAPVVISSQTLNRQDGRDEYHVRSAAMGEGNLADPRKAEGFAERVLEPQMHWADGTRLMIGYRCARSGMTLAVGVDHRIDTENAYTEHISADEDTGKMVYRVQASRGQTITVTKTVAYHTSRGVPVRELSDRCRRTLDRVLVQGVDRELTAQRDWLDAYWDRSDVVLHDQPELQQAVRWNLFQVAQAAARAEQSGVPAKGVTGSGYSGHYFWDTEIYVLPFLSYTSPAMARSAMRFRYQLLGAARQRARELTQAGALYPWRTINGSEASAYYAAGTAQYHIDADVAYALCKYVAASGDHDFMNREGIDILVETARMWADLGFWRENGDGRRSFHIHGVTGPDEYTTVVNDNLFTNVMARFNLDKASWYLGWMKTEAPEAYARAVERLHVHDGEAAEWTEAARAMTILFDPVTGINPQDSLFLDREVWDLAHTPMDKRPLLLHYHPLVIYRFQVLKQADVVLALFLQGDHFTAEQKRVDFEYYDPITTGDSTLSGVVQSIVAAEVGYADLALRYFTSSLYVDLANLHGNTSDGVHVASTGGVWNALVYGFAGMRDYDGVITFDPRLPVGWSGLSFMLTLLGTRVRVDLEPGRIGFEVVAGSRAEVSVRGHRVVVTAAEEVWVPLEDQGPRLSGPLGARGGERRPDGTLITASVPQATLV; this is encoded by the coding sequence ATGCGCGGCGCCCACGAGGACACGCCCGCGCTGCATCGCGACCCGCTCGACCGGGTCCGCTTCCCGGTCCGGGACTGGGGGCTGAGCGAGACGGTCTACAGCGCCGAGGACCTCGGGGTGACCGAGACGCTCTTCGCCGTCGGCAACGGCTACCTCGGCATGCGGGGCAACGTGGAGGAGGGGCGCGAGACGTACGCGCACGGGACCTTCATCAACGGCTTCCACGAGACCTACCCGATCCGGCACGCGGAGGAGGCCTTCGGCTTCGCCAAGGTCGGCCAGACGATCGTCAACGTCCCCGACAACAAGACGATCAAGCTCTACGTCGACGACGAGCCGCTGCTGCTGCCGGTCGCCGACCTCGAGAGCTACGACCGGACGCTCGACTTCCGCGAGGGTGTCCTGCGGCGCAGCATCGTCTGGCGCACGCCGGCGGGCAAGCGGGTCCAGGTGACGTCGAGCCGGATGGTCAGCTTCACCCAGCGCCACCTCGCGATCATGACCTTCGAGGTCACGATGCTCGACGACTCCGCCCCGGTCGTGATCTCCAGCCAGACGCTCAACCGGCAGGACGGGCGCGACGAGTACCACGTGCGCTCGGCGGCGATGGGGGAGGGCAACCTCGCCGACCCGCGCAAGGCCGAGGGCTTCGCGGAGCGCGTGCTCGAGCCCCAGATGCACTGGGCCGACGGCACCCGGCTGATGATCGGCTACCGCTGCGCACGCTCGGGCATGACGCTCGCCGTCGGCGTCGACCACCGGATCGACACCGAGAACGCCTACACCGAGCACATCAGCGCCGACGAGGACACCGGCAAGATGGTCTACCGCGTGCAGGCGTCGCGCGGGCAGACGATCACCGTGACCAAGACGGTCGCCTACCACACCTCGCGCGGCGTCCCCGTGCGCGAGCTGAGCGACCGCTGCCGGCGCACGCTCGACCGCGTCCTCGTCCAGGGCGTCGATCGCGAGCTCACCGCCCAGCGCGACTGGCTCGACGCCTACTGGGACCGTTCCGACGTCGTCCTGCACGACCAGCCCGAGCTGCAGCAGGCCGTCCGCTGGAACCTCTTCCAGGTCGCCCAGGCCGCCGCGCGCGCCGAGCAGTCGGGGGTGCCCGCCAAGGGCGTCACCGGCTCGGGCTACAGCGGGCACTACTTCTGGGACACCGAGATCTACGTCCTGCCGTTCCTGTCGTACACCTCGCCCGCGATGGCGCGCAGCGCGATGCGGTTCCGCTACCAGCTGCTCGGCGCCGCCCGGCAGCGGGCGCGCGAGCTCACCCAGGCCGGCGCGCTCTACCCCTGGCGCACGATCAACGGCTCGGAGGCCTCGGCTTACTACGCCGCCGGCACCGCTCAGTACCACATCGACGCCGACGTGGCCTACGCCCTGTGCAAGTACGTGGCGGCCAGCGGCGACCACGACTTCATGAACCGCGAGGGCATCGACATCCTCGTCGAGACCGCCCGGATGTGGGCCGACCTCGGCTTCTGGCGCGAGAACGGCGACGGGCGCCGCAGCTTCCACATCCACGGCGTCACCGGGCCCGACGAGTACACGACCGTGGTGAACGACAACCTCTTCACCAACGTCATGGCCCGCTTCAACCTCGACAAGGCCTCCTGGTACCTCGGCTGGATGAAGACCGAGGCGCCCGAGGCGTACGCCCGCGCCGTCGAGCGGCTGCACGTCCACGACGGCGAGGCCGCCGAGTGGACCGAGGCCGCCCGGGCGATGACGATCCTCTTCGACCCGGTCACCGGCATCAACCCGCAGGACTCGCTCTTCCTCGACCGGGAGGTGTGGGACCTCGCGCACACGCCGATGGACAAGCGGCCGCTGCTGCTGCACTACCACCCGCTGGTGATCTACCGCTTCCAGGTGCTCAAGCAGGCCGACGTGGTGCTGGCGCTGTTCCTGCAGGGCGACCACTTCACCGCCGAGCAGAAGCGGGTCGACTTCGAGTACTACGACCCGATCACCACCGGCGACTCCACGCTCTCCGGCGTCGTGCAGTCCATCGTCGCGGCCGAGGTGGGCTACGCCGACCTGGCGCTGCGCTACTTCACCAGCTCGCTCTACGTCGACCTGGCCAACCTGCACGGCAACACCAGCGACGGCGTGCACGTGGCCTCGACCGGCGGGGTGTGGAACGCGCTGGTCTACGGCTTCGCCGGGATGCGCGACTACGACGGCGTGATCACCTTCGACCCGCGGCTGCCGGTCGGCTGGTCGGGCCTGTCCTTCATGCTGACGCTGCTCGGCACGCGGGTGCGGGTCGACCTCGAGCCGGGCCGGATCGGCTTCGAGGTCGTCGCGGGCAGCCGCGCCGAGGTCAGCGTGCGCGGTCACCGCGTGGTCGTCACCGCGGCCGAGGAGGTCTGGGTGCCGCTGGAGGACCAGGGCCCGCGCCTCAGCGGACCCCTCGGCGCCCGCGGGGGCGAGCGCCGTCCGGACGGCACGCTGATCACCGCGAGCGTCCCGCAGGCCACGCTCGTTTAA
- a CDS encoding ABC transporter substrate-binding protein, which produces MQLSLHRSSRPSSRPASRTPRALRALAVAAAAALLPLTACSPVGGGGAGGSSSQDAGSPTAGTVNWWGWTPTDVDTAQGYIAAFNQEFPDIKVNFKLVSIADWQAALPPALRSDAGPDVFDMQPGAYVNNYGSFAEDLTPVMQKALGDDWQSKVAPAGVSGLTKDGKLVAASVGAVYSGTLWYNPALFDKYGLKPPTTLDEWDKVCQEFRSHDQGCFVQGAAGQGFDQDTLQAIANSVEPGLWTKASSGEVPWNSPGIVKTLDIWQQLFTRKIMQPGAVGYQQYPDANNDFLTGKYAMVMMGTWYTQYSTEKAMTAALKAAGVSGAKPFPILPLQFPDVAQAGNVSEMFGDADYGLSVSTKAKDKAAAETFVTWLSTSKAGQQAVADQLNDVPALKGVEPDFEQIKFVDPATQSAPVKDLLSKVAPVTQPRFALLTTDVQDAMLAAATSTATGSATPQEAADTLQKAAEAAAR; this is translated from the coding sequence ATGCAGCTCTCGCTCCACCGCTCCTCCCGTCCCTCCTCCCGCCCGGCGTCGCGGACCCCGCGCGCGCTGCGTGCCCTCGCCGTCGCTGCGGCGGCGGCCCTGCTCCCGCTCACCGCGTGCTCGCCCGTGGGCGGCGGCGGGGCCGGGGGCTCGTCCTCGCAGGACGCCGGGTCGCCCACCGCCGGCACCGTCAACTGGTGGGGCTGGACGCCCACCGACGTCGACACCGCCCAGGGCTACATCGCGGCGTTCAACCAGGAGTTCCCCGACATCAAGGTGAACTTCAAGCTGGTCTCGATCGCCGACTGGCAAGCGGCCCTGCCGCCCGCCCTGCGCTCCGACGCCGGCCCGGACGTCTTCGACATGCAGCCGGGCGCGTACGTCAACAACTACGGGTCCTTCGCCGAGGACCTGACGCCGGTGATGCAGAAGGCGCTCGGCGACGACTGGCAGTCCAAGGTCGCCCCCGCGGGCGTCAGCGGGCTGACCAAGGACGGCAAGCTCGTGGCCGCCTCCGTGGGCGCGGTCTACTCCGGCACGCTCTGGTACAACCCGGCGCTGTTCGACAAGTACGGGCTGAAGCCGCCGACGACGCTCGACGAGTGGGACAAGGTCTGCCAGGAGTTCCGCTCCCACGACCAGGGCTGCTTCGTGCAGGGCGCCGCGGGCCAGGGCTTCGACCAGGACACGCTGCAGGCCATCGCCAACTCGGTGGAGCCCGGGCTGTGGACCAAGGCCTCCAGCGGCGAGGTGCCCTGGAACTCGCCGGGCATCGTCAAGACGCTCGACATCTGGCAGCAGCTCTTCACGCGCAAGATCATGCAGCCCGGTGCGGTGGGCTACCAGCAGTACCCGGACGCCAACAACGACTTCCTGACCGGCAAGTACGCCATGGTCATGATGGGCACCTGGTACACGCAGTACTCCACGGAGAAGGCGATGACCGCCGCGCTCAAGGCCGCGGGCGTCTCGGGGGCCAAGCCCTTCCCGATCCTGCCGCTGCAGTTCCCCGACGTCGCCCAGGCGGGCAACGTCAGCGAGATGTTCGGTGACGCCGACTACGGCCTCTCGGTCTCGACCAAGGCCAAGGACAAGGCGGCCGCGGAGACCTTCGTGACCTGGCTGTCGACGTCCAAGGCGGGTCAGCAGGCCGTCGCGGACCAGCTGAACGACGTGCCGGCGCTCAAGGGCGTCGAGCCGGACTTCGAGCAGATCAAGTTCGTCGACCCGGCGACGCAGTCCGCGCCGGTCAAGGACCTGCTCAGCAAGGTCGCCCCGGTGACGCAGCCCCGCTTCGCCCTGCTCACCACCGACGTGCAGGACGCCATGCTCGCGGCGGCGACCTCCACCGCGACCGGCAGCGCGACCCCGCAGGAGGCCGCCGACACCCTCCAGAAGGCGGCCGAGGCCGCGGCTCGCTGA